A single genomic interval of Chitinophaga sp. 180180018-3 harbors:
- a CDS encoding outer membrane beta-barrel family protein — MQAGVRTERTVADGALNAKSKVSGQDTVQQVSNRYLDFFPSLHLTWKTNDHHSFSLSYNQKIDRPTYADLNPFEYQMDELSSWKGNSFLRPQYANSVTLGYNATGVLAATVSYTRIQDMFVSVTDSIDGNKMIIMPQNVGTQQLFSLHISSAVEVMPWWNITASAGFFHKQNHISYDVARAVTLHVNTMMLNLQQVFELDRKTQLEVSGYYNSPDLTGGFQRTKFVWQVNTGVQRKVLRDKGVVKLGISDLFQTYCWAGIRDYDGMYYRNQGAEDSRQLKLGFNYRFGNVKIARERDRSSGLDSESRRVK; from the coding sequence TTGCAGGCAGGTGTGAGAACGGAAAGAACAGTGGCAGATGGCGCTTTGAATGCTAAAAGCAAAGTATCCGGGCAGGATACAGTGCAACAGGTCAGTAACCGCTATCTCGATTTCTTTCCATCCCTGCATCTCACCTGGAAAACCAATGATCATCATAGTTTTTCTTTGTCGTACAACCAGAAGATCGACCGCCCCACTTACGCAGATCTGAATCCGTTTGAGTACCAGATGGATGAGTTATCGTCCTGGAAAGGAAATTCTTTCCTGCGGCCTCAGTATGCGAACAGCGTTACACTGGGCTATAATGCCACCGGTGTGCTGGCGGCTACGGTATCGTATACACGCATACAGGATATGTTCGTTTCCGTAACAGATAGTATCGATGGAAATAAGATGATCATCATGCCGCAGAATGTGGGCACACAGCAGCTGTTTTCCCTGCATATATCTTCGGCGGTGGAAGTAATGCCGTGGTGGAATATTACGGCCAGCGCCGGTTTTTTCCACAAGCAGAACCATATCAGCTACGATGTGGCCCGGGCTGTAACATTGCATGTGAATACGATGATGCTGAACCTGCAACAGGTATTTGAACTGGATCGAAAAACACAATTGGAAGTAAGCGGGTATTACAATTCCCCGGATCTGACCGGAGGGTTCCAGCGTACGAAGTTTGTATGGCAGGTGAATACCGGTGTACAGCGTAAGGTATTGAGAGACAAAGGTGTTGTAAAACTGGGCATCAGCGATCTGTTCCAGACCTACTGCTGGGCCGGCATAAGGGATTATGATGGCATGTACTATCGGAACCAGGGCGCGGAAGACTCGAGGCAGCTGAAGCTGGGCTTTAATTACCGCTTTGGCAACGTGAAAATCGCCAGGGAAAGGGACAGAAGTTCGGGATTGGATAGTGAATCGAGAAGGGTGAAGTAA
- a CDS encoding helix-turn-helix domain-containing protein, translated as MKQISILVPKGAAALSCIEGSFVMFTKVNDFLESVGKQAMFDVKLIGLNKDSQVYDKLFKVTPDLTITDDHRADLIIIPAVNGERQEVIDLNKDFYPWIVQQHEKGAEVASLCVGAFLLAATGLLTGKRCSTHWLAADDFKSMFPEVELVSEKIITDEKGVYSSGGANSFLNLLLYLIEKYTDRDMAILTSKYFEIEIDRTNQATFTIFKGQREHQDESVRLAQEFIEQNFSEKITVDQLSSMFAVGRRSLERRFKKATNNTVAEYIQRVKVEVAKKGFESSRKNINEIMWEVGYSDTKAFRTIFKKTTGLSPLEYRNKYNKPAVK; from the coding sequence ATGAAGCAGATATCCATACTCGTTCCTAAGGGCGCAGCAGCGCTCAGTTGTATTGAAGGATCCTTTGTGATGTTCACGAAGGTTAACGACTTCCTGGAGAGCGTAGGAAAGCAGGCTATGTTTGATGTGAAGCTGATCGGGCTGAATAAGGACTCCCAGGTTTATGACAAGTTGTTCAAAGTAACACCCGATCTGACTATTACGGATGATCACCGGGCCGATCTGATCATTATTCCGGCTGTTAATGGGGAGAGGCAGGAAGTAATAGACCTGAACAAGGACTTTTATCCCTGGATCGTGCAGCAGCATGAAAAAGGAGCCGAGGTGGCGAGTTTATGTGTAGGCGCTTTTCTGCTGGCTGCCACCGGCTTGCTGACAGGTAAGCGTTGTTCTACTCACTGGCTGGCTGCCGATGATTTTAAAAGTATGTTCCCGGAAGTGGAGCTGGTATCCGAAAAGATCATTACAGATGAAAAGGGCGTTTATTCCAGTGGTGGCGCCAATTCTTTCCTGAACCTGTTGTTGTATCTGATAGAAAAGTACACCGACCGGGATATGGCTATCCTGACATCGAAGTATTTCGAAATAGAGATAGACCGGACCAATCAGGCTACATTCACCATATTCAAGGGGCAGCGGGAGCACCAGGACGAATCTGTAAGGCTTGCACAGGAATTTATTGAGCAGAATTTTTCAGAGAAGATAACCGTCGATCAGTTGTCTTCTATGTTTGCGGTAGGCCGCAGGAGTCTGGAACGAAGATTTAAAAAAGCAACCAATAATACCGTTGCAGAATATATTCAACGTGTAAAAGTAGAAGTAGCCAAAAAAGGTTTTGAAAGCAGCCGTAAAAATATCAATGAGATCATGTGGGAGGTTGGGTATTCAGATACCAAGGCTTTCAGGACTATTTTCAAGAAAACAACCGGCTTATCGCCACTCGAGTATAGAAATAAATACAACAAACCTGCTGTAAAATAA
- a CDS encoding response regulator: MATPQVMIIDDDADDRNFFQEAISNISPVIETHACDSGIQALAMLHDNKAVRPDFIFLDFNMPLMNGRECLVELKKLLHHQLTNIIILSTSDMKEDIEDAMRLGAKLFLTKPNTFQELCTMLRGVLEERWQKLFSSQVAAER, translated from the coding sequence ATGGCGACACCACAAGTAATGATCATTGACGATGATGCGGATGACAGGAACTTTTTCCAGGAAGCCATCAGCAACATTTCCCCGGTGATCGAAACCCATGCATGCGATAGCGGAATACAGGCACTTGCTATGTTGCACGATAATAAAGCAGTAAGGCCCGATTTTATCTTTCTGGATTTTAACATGCCCCTCATGAACGGAAGGGAATGTCTCGTGGAGTTAAAGAAACTGCTGCATCACCAACTCACCAATATCATCATTCTCAGTACTTCCGATATGAAGGAAGACATAGAAGATGCTATGCGGTTGGGCGCGAAGCTGTTTCTGACCAAGCCCAATACATTCCAGGAATTGTGTACCATGTTAAGAGGTGTACTGGAAGAAAGATGGCAAAAACTTTTCTCATCACAGGTAGCCGCGGAGCGATAA
- a CDS encoding secondary thiamine-phosphate synthase enzyme YjbQ, with translation MKIYQQPVALAPRRRGFHLITTEVLQAFPQIAEIRTGMLQVFIQHTSASLTINENADPTVRADFETYFSKAVPENDPDYEHNDEGPDDMPAHLKAALLGSSVTIPVRNGRLALGTWQGIYLCEHRNYGESRQLMLTVWGE, from the coding sequence ATGAAAATATACCAGCAACCGGTTGCACTGGCGCCCAGGAGAAGAGGTTTTCACCTGATCACTACAGAAGTATTGCAGGCATTTCCGCAGATAGCGGAGATCCGGACAGGAATGCTGCAGGTGTTTATACAGCATACATCGGCGTCGCTGACGATCAATGAGAATGCGGATCCTACGGTGAGAGCGGATTTCGAGACTTATTTCAGCAAAGCAGTGCCGGAAAACGATCCGGATTATGAGCATAACGATGAAGGCCCGGATGATATGCCGGCGCATCTGAAAGCGGCGTTGCTGGGTAGTTCTGTTACGATACCGGTACGTAATGGCCGTCTGGCCCTGGGTACCTGGCAGGGCATCTACCTCTGCGAACATCGCAATTACGGGGAAAGCCGCCAGCTTATGCTGACGGTTTGGGGAGAATAG
- a CDS encoding hybrid sensor histidine kinase/response regulator: MKTYYLPARIHDNNAGAEEVKEGIVRIVNLLAAGASLLAFTFGCLLYSRTGYRIIFYPAMLESILFLGILPVTRYISPELGKQLMFLLHSIAVWFFCALLGPASQILLFTPFLAFCAFLVFHRPRAQVMALAVSAGMLLLAELNYRHPVIAPLEFNEEAESTIKWMVVIAATFLNAIALYYFARECWYQNLQLKQLVQQLDKTNQAMRIYVRETTHEIRSPLNVVNSILQNYIETADQGKRTVQVGIAHLEAVHFACQDMQLVMNNALGWSKIEAGKEEICKSPFHFCNWLQHLCDTYEYLAKRRSVHIHIDISNELPEYILADKSKLRTIIVNLLSNAIKFTTFRSVISVNAAVCHQQLCITVADQGRGVPDHQKEHIFDPYVTDSGQQSESSGLGLPIARHIARMLNGDLTVGDNPGGGSIFTLRLPIEAIPPPPATLRTMDYSLLQGLKVLVVDDDPLNQLAFTLVLKRMGIEAIVADSGPQGLSKARLLKPDAVLMDMIMPHTSGIEMLALFQADRQLRQIPFILVSGNSYSEVKEEVIASGADGFISKPVNIEQLYNVLKDLVVTA; encoded by the coding sequence ATGAAGACATATTATTTACCCGCCAGGATACATGATAACAATGCCGGAGCAGAAGAAGTAAAAGAAGGGATTGTCAGGATCGTCAATTTGCTGGCAGCGGGAGCCAGTTTACTTGCATTTACATTTGGCTGCCTCCTGTATTCCCGAACGGGTTACAGGATCATTTTCTATCCGGCAATGCTGGAAAGTATACTGTTTCTGGGCATTCTACCGGTTACAAGATACATCAGTCCTGAATTGGGCAAGCAGTTGATGTTCCTTTTACATAGTATCGCCGTCTGGTTTTTCTGTGCGTTGCTGGGTCCGGCTTCGCAGATCCTGCTGTTCACTCCTTTTCTTGCATTTTGTGCGTTTCTGGTTTTCCATCGCCCCAGGGCACAAGTGATGGCATTAGCCGTAAGTGCCGGTATGTTATTGCTGGCAGAGCTGAATTACCGGCACCCGGTTATTGCCCCGCTTGAATTTAATGAGGAAGCCGAATCAACTATAAAATGGATGGTGGTGATTGCGGCCACTTTCCTCAACGCCATTGCCCTGTATTATTTCGCCCGGGAATGCTGGTACCAGAATTTACAGTTGAAACAGCTGGTACAGCAGCTCGACAAAACCAATCAGGCGATGCGGATCTATGTCCGCGAAACCACACATGAGATCAGGTCGCCGTTAAATGTAGTAAACAGCATACTCCAGAACTATATCGAAACGGCCGATCAGGGGAAGAGGACCGTCCAGGTGGGAATCGCTCACCTGGAAGCGGTCCATTTTGCCTGCCAGGATATGCAGCTGGTAATGAATAATGCCCTCGGCTGGTCTAAAATTGAAGCCGGGAAAGAAGAGATCTGTAAATCGCCCTTTCATTTCTGTAACTGGCTGCAACATCTTTGCGATACGTATGAATATCTCGCAAAAAGACGGTCGGTACACATACATATAGATATCAGCAATGAATTGCCGGAATATATACTGGCCGATAAATCTAAACTTCGTACGATCATCGTCAACCTGCTAAGCAATGCGATCAAGTTTACTACTTTCCGTTCTGTCATCAGCGTAAATGCCGCCGTCTGCCACCAGCAACTCTGTATTACAGTGGCAGACCAGGGCCGCGGCGTGCCCGATCACCAAAAAGAGCACATCTTCGATCCTTATGTGACCGATTCCGGCCAGCAGTCGGAATCCAGCGGCCTGGGCCTGCCCATTGCGCGCCATATCGCCAGGATGCTCAACGGCGACCTTACCGTGGGCGACAACCCCGGAGGCGGAAGTATCTTCACCCTGAGACTCCCCATAGAAGCCATTCCGCCGCCACCAGCTACCCTGCGTACGATGGATTATTCTCTGCTGCAGGGATTAAAAGTACTGGTGGTAGACGATGACCCGCTCAACCAGCTGGCCTTTACCCTGGTGTTGAAAAGAATGGGAATAGAGGCCATAGTGGCCGACTCCGGCCCACAGGGGTTGTCGAAAGCACGATTACTCAAGCCGGATGCGGTGTTGATGGATATGATTATGCCGCATACCAGTGGCATAGAAATGCTGGCTCTATTTCAGGCCGACAGGCAACTACGGCAAATACCATTTATCCTGGTATCCGGGAATTCCTATAGTGAAGTAAAAGAAGAAGTGATTGCCTCGGGTGCTGATGGATTCATAAGTAAACCGGTAAACATTGAACAGCTGTACAATGTGCTGAAGGACCTGGTGGTAACTGCATGA